The stretch of DNA CATAGAAAACATACTGTACTACCAAGACTGCAACCACAAGCAGAAGCCTACTCCTCCTCCAGTCCTGCTGAAGGGTCCTCCTCCGCAGCCGGAGTGCAAGATGTGCTGCACCATGTGCTGCGGAGACCAGTGCGTGGACAGCCACCAGGTGAACCTGGGCAGGCAGGCAGCCATGAACCACATAGAGCCGAAAGGCATTATGCCCATACAACCAGATGTCATGCCTCCGGGACAAAGAAGAAAGAAACCTATAATGTCTTTACCTCTCCGACCTCCCCTCCCCGGGAGGAGAGGTATGGGTAAGTACAGACGATTAATTTAGGGACACTATCGGGTCCCAAAATTAATTGGGTCGggtcaaaaaaataattaagttataTTCAGTATCCTGAATATAACTTAATCATCATCGCCGGCGGCTCACTGCGGATTACGGCCCACTGCTGGAATTAGGTCTCTTGTACGGGCTCCACATGCTATTGTTCCCGTAGTGGGTGTCTTTCAACGCGCTTTAAAGTATGAGGTCACCATTCTGGTACCTTGGGACCCTAACGTACGAACCTAGAAAGAATCTAACAgcctaaatatcaattttctaGATTCAATGGTCAGCTGTACCTAGAAATTGATATGTTAATCTGTCAATTTCTCTTTTTCTACTTATAGATACTAGATAGTGTTCGTAAAGAGATGacaatagattttattttgtttaggtCCTATGGCGTTCACGCGAGAAAACATCAAGAGTCTGATCTCTCAAGACGAGGACATAAGGAAGATACTGAAGGATCTGGTGAGGGTGACGATGCAGAAGGTGGACCTGATGCAACTGATGAGCAGCAATAAACCGAACGGCGGAACCGCGAGGCCGGAGCGGGCTGCAGATCTTAGTGATTCTGAGAACGATTTGtgattcataaaatattattatcgaataaaaaaaaatattttgcaatttttttttacttttgccttaaacaataaaaaaatttcattgGAGTGAACGTTAATCTGacagtttttaggattccgtacccaaaggttaAAAACGAAGCCGTATAATtagtcactctgctgtctgtctgtctgtctgtccgcttgCCACAGGTATCTAGCTCTAGTAgagatccaaacttcatagtcgctgatcgttcctcgcTGTGTTAAGGACAATGCGCATAGAAGTTTTCAGctcttataaaataacgaaggtgtggccctcacaggctcttAGGCCAATACCTTTTGAGATTTTCGTGGATTGTGTTCAAACGCTAGTGtgttcgaaattcgaattgaTACAGATGAGCAGCATCCCACACGATGACCTTTTCAATTCACATAGCAGAAAGGTATATTATATCTACCAGATAAAggaaacaaattattttataagtgATCCGTATTTTTACTCGACAATGCAAAGCCAGAAGGAAGGCttattattttagcagtctatgtatgtatgtatgtttttagaGTTGAGaccaaactagctgatgcctgcatggatttaggattATAAAAATACCGtgcaaactctttgattttatgtgATAAAAGACTACTTAGATCACTCTCACAGGTTAAAGACTTAATATCCAAGCAAATAATCGTTCCACAATTAtgttgaattattttttaacattcaGATTACATAACTATATAAAATCATAAAACTATACATAGTCatttactgcaatctcacctgatggtaagtgatgaccacgtgatgatgcagtccaagatagAAGCGACCTGGATGGTtatgggtatggcagtttctattaaacccatacctttctggtttccacacggcatgGTACCAGaaggctaaatcgcttggtggcacggctttgctagaCAAGAGAGTAAGGAGGTTGCTAGAcaagagaaaatttagaaattgtaaaacTCCAAATTTTTCTTGCCGGAAATCGAagccgggacctcccactaataaaactGCGGCGCTCggcactgtgccagggaggtcatcaaaaACTAGACACGGTCCCAGGTCATTCAATTAACATTAGAAAGAGGTGACCAAAATCTGTTTATGGTAAAAATACGAGATCAAAGATTTCTTATAAATGTATAAACCAAACATCtacgtaaataatattatataattcacTCTTATGCTAAGTAGCTATAATTTTGAAAAGCTTAGAATTATTTAGGTATGAAGTTACTTTGAAAGCGATCAAACCGCTTAATGTTTCATTGAAAGTTTTAATTCAATTTGTGGATCCCTTGGAACGAGAAAAATTTGAAGCAACTGACTCTGCCCAACAATTATCATGTTTAATTCAGAGATACTCATACTGGAgtcaaaataaatagaaatacctTGGGGCCGTGGGGCTCGAAGGCTAGAAttctttttgaggaaatttcgaaaacggttatcgagtcaaccggggacccgagagctggcagctaccttggacaaagaattagttcgGCCATCCAAAGGGGCACTGCTGACAGCATCTTGAGACCAATGCCTCGCTGCATTGGTTTCGATTTAAAAGGAAATTAGcacagttataataataaaggcaGCCAAAAAGGGACATCTTTCATCTTTTTGGCATTTCTGGTTACCTACGTTGGTTGTAAATATTAAATGGATTATacacaatggaaatatattactatatctacaatattttatgtacaatagttaTGAGagcatttatttaaaacaatttcgtAGATTAAATGATTTGAGATATTTATAGGCTGCCAAGAAATATTGCAATGGAACCCTAATTCCTACAATATTATTGcaattatttaataacaatGAT from Maniola jurtina chromosome 10, ilManJurt1.1, whole genome shotgun sequence encodes:
- the LOC123868777 gene encoding uncharacterized protein LOC123868777; amino-acid sequence: MEVLKLVIITVHLTGIFCKKKHKDASSESIENILYYQDCNHKQKPTPPPVLLKGPPPQPECKMCCTMCCGDQCVDSHQVNLGRQAAMNHIEPKGIMPIQPDVMPPGQRRKKPIMSLPLRPPLPGRRGMGPMAFTRENIKSLISQDEDIRKILKDLVRVTMQKVDLMQLMSSNKPNGGTARPERAADLSDSENDL